From a single Silene latifolia isolate original U9 population chromosome 6, ASM4854445v1, whole genome shotgun sequence genomic region:
- the LOC141586399 gene encoding berberine bridge enzyme-like 19, producing MVTKLHNYGFFLFFIIVLSSSSLAFSATLYDNFLQCLTTKTNSPKNISSILYTQNNTQFTSVLDAYIRNLRFTSATTRKPLLIFTPVNPTQVSAVVICSNSLGLHVKIRSGGHDYDGLSYISDDPFVILDMINLRNIKVDPVAGTAYIEAGATLGELYYRISEKSNVYGFPASVCPTVGVGGHVSGGGYGNMIRKYGLSVDHIIDAQVVDYQGRILNRKSMGEDLFWAIRGGGGASFAVVLSFTVNLVPVPGTVTVFNVLRYQSDNATDLVYKWQTVMKDIDHNLFIRLLLQPVTDPKQKGKKTARVTFIALYLGNSDSLVSVLNVAFPELGIRKQDCQEMSWVQSALFWANFDNDTSPDVLLNRTYNADYGKRKSDYVQTPIPKQGLELLWQKLVQIGKPGLVFNSYGGIMNEIAADAVPFPHRNGNLFKIQYSIGWKDAGQTADDTNIGLIRQLYAFMEPYVSQNPRGTYLNYRDVDIGINRNWTYKEGEVYGRKYFLGNFDRLVKVKGEVDPGNFFRNEQSIPLLNS from the coding sequence atggTGACAaaacttcataattatggattctttttattctttattatcgTATTATCATCGTCGTCCCTGGCATTTTCCGCCACATTATACGATAATTTCCTCCAATGTTTAACCACCAAAACAAACTCCCCAAAAAATATTTCCTCAATTCTATACACTCAAAATAACACACAATTCACTTCGGTCCTTGACGCATACATCCGAAACTTACGTTTCACGTCCGCAACGACTCGTAAACCTTTACTTATATTCACCCCGGTAAACCCAACTCAGGTATCGGCAGTGGTTATATGCTCTAACAGTCTAGGCCTCCACGTTAAAATACGTAGTGGAGGCCATGACTATGACGGACTGTCCTACATATCGGACGACCCGTTTGTCATACTAGACATGATTAATTTACGTAACATTAAGGTGGACCCCGTTGCTGGGACCGCCTACATCGAGGCGGGGGCCACCTTAGGTGAACTATACTACAGAATTTcggaaaaatccaacgtgtacgGATTTCCTGCATCGGTGTGCCCCACTGTAGGAGTTGGCGGACACGTCAGCGGTGGCGGGTATGGTAATATGATTAGGAAATACGGTTTATCCGTAGACCATATTATCGACGCTCAAGTGGTCGATTATCAGGGTCGGATTCTTAACAGAAAATCCATGGGTGAAGATCTGTTTTGGgctattcgaggcggtggtggggCCAGTTTCGCTGTTGTTTTATCGTTTACGGTTAACCTGGTGCCTGTCCCAGGGACCGTGACGGTTTTTAATGTTCTGAGGTATCAGTCAGATAATGCAACTGATCTGGTTTATAAATGGCAGACGGTAATGAAAGATATTGATCATAATTTATTTATCAGATTATTATTACAGCCGGTAACTGACCCGAAACAGAAGGGTAAAAAAACTGCCAGGGTAACTTTTATTGCATTATATTTGGGTAATTCTGACAGTTTAGTTTCTGTGTTAAATGTTGCATTTCCTGAACTTGGTATCAGGAAACAGGACTGTCAGGAAATGAGTTGGGTTCAATCCGCGTTATTCTGGGCAAATTTCGACAATGATACTTCACCCGATGTTTTACTAAACCGGACTTATAACGCGGATTACGGGAAAAGGAAGTCGGATTACGTTCAAACCCCGATTCCTAAACAAGGGTTGGAACTCTTATGGCAGAAACTGGTGCAAATTGGAAAACCCGGGTTAGTATTTAACTCGTATGGCGGGATAATGAACGAAATTGCAGCAGACGCGGTCCCATTTCCGCATAGAAACGGGAATTTGTTTAAAATTCAGTACTCAATTGGGTGGAAAGATGCAGGACAAACTGCTGATGATACAAATATTGGGTTAATTAGGCAATTATATGCATTTATGGAGCCTTATGTGTCTCAAAATCCTAGGGGTACGTACCTTAATTATAGGGACGTTGATATCGGAATTAACCGGAATTGGACTTATAAAGAAGGTGAAGTTTATGGGAGGAAATATTTCTTGGGTAATTTTGATAGGTTGGTAAAGGTAAAAGGTGAAGTTGATCCTGGTAATTTTTTTAGGAATGAACAAAGTATTCCGCTTTTAAATTCATGA